The stretch of DNA aaaaaaaaaaaaaacatgaactaaCTACAGTCATAGCACACAAATATGTAACTGTATGAAGTCTAAACAAGTAACATTTAAATACTGAAGTAGCTTTTACAAATAATTCAGCTCAAAGCTTTTGGATTAATTAAATATTCTCATTTGGAGAAATAAAAGATCATATAAGGGGCTACATGATAGAGGATCATTTTAGTTAACCAtctgtacagtaccagtcaaagatttggacacaccttctcattcagtggtttttcattattaattaaattgtctgcattgtagattaatactaaagtcatccaaactgaagaaatacatatggaataaTTTAGTAAACCAGAAAGTGTcgaacaaaccagaatatgttttatattttagagtcttcaaagtaggcacctcttgcttagatgacagatttggcattttctcagtcagctttatgaggtggtcacctggaatggctttcagttaacagctgttcatttcttgaatttcttgccctcttaatgtgtttgagaccatcagttgtgttatgaagaggtagagttggtatacagtgaatggGCCTATTGGGGTAATGCTCTACTCCATATGAACTACtcaacaaagtaaataaaaacaacagtccatcattactttaagaaatgaaggtcagtcagtcCAAAAATTTTCAAggactttgaaagtatcctcaagtgtagtcgcaaagaccatcaaacgttatgatgaaactggctctcatcaggaccgccccaggaaaggaggACCAAGAGTTTCCTTTGTTGTGGAGGATAAgttcagagttaccagcctcagaaaccacaagttaagAACACcacagataagagcccacctaaatgcttcacagagttcaagcagcacacacatctctacatcaactgttcagagaagactgcgtgactctggactttatggttgaaTTGCTGAAAAGAAGCCACTTCGAaggaacaacaagaggaagagaataagataagataagagataagataaaactttaataatcccacgacggggaaatttgtgcattacagcagctcaatacagctTGGGAATAGCTTGGGCCGAATAGCTTGGGCCGAGGAACACAAACAATGTATGAGGGTGCTTTGCTGGTTAACTATTGccaatttattcaaaataaatcaaccagcatggctaccataACATTCTGCAGCGCCATGCCATCCCATATGGTTTGCGCtcagtgggaccatcatttgtttttcaacaggacaatgaccccaaacacacctccaggctatgtaagggctatttgaccaagaaagagggagaTGGAGTGTagcgtcagatgacctggcctccacaaccacctgatctaaacccaaccGAGATGAAGGCAAAGCACCCAACaggtgctcagcacctctgggaactccttcaagactgttggaaaaccaagagtgtgcaaagctgtcatcaaaGCAAATGGGgcctaaaacatattttggtttgtttagcaCTTTTAAGTTTACAACATAATTCCTTATGTGCTCCTTCATAGTCTGAATGACTTtggtattaatttacaatgtaggaaaaaataaatatgacaacAAAGTGTATATATGCAGATtataattttgcttgcttaagctgcCAGATaggacaggttaaaaaaaaacaaactgcagtttgtgtgaAATTGTTAGTACAATTTTAAGATAAATGCTCTGCATTTAACTTGTTAATGCATGAATGTGCCACTTACCAGAAGACTTCACTGCAGCGGCTACACTGCACTCTTCGTGCCCGTGGCTCCTGCACCTTGATGACCATGGGACAGTCTGCACCTGGACACAACTGCAATTGGAAGTGACTCTGCAGAATGCAGATAGGTACAATTAACACACATACACCTCATTTCAATTTACCTTCATTGTAGGCACAAATATTATAATGTAATTAACTACAACTAATGATGTATTTCTTTATCATTTGAGAGACTGACTTAGGAAATTACTAATATGAGATATAAGAATTGGCATAAATATTTAGATGGATAGCCAGCTGGTGAGATAGCTACATAGAGAGGAAAGTAATTTCATGCTGTATCTGGAAAATTCAATGACTCAGAGCAAACACAAACGGGCTAACTGAGTTCCCACCACCTCTCCAGATGCTTCTGATATCTCATTCACTATACATGCAGACTTTGACGTAGCATCTGAGCAAATACGTTCAGCAAATACGTTCAGCAAACACTGTGGCGGTCACACACCTCGACATAGTCTCTGAAGAGGTAGCGTCTGTATTTGTCCTTCAGCTCCTCTCCTGGCAGCAACGGCAAGACAAAGTCTTCTGGCATCTGCAGGGAGCAGTCCTGAGCCATACATGAGATccctgaacacacaaacacacgcacatttATTATAAAGTTAAGAATCACAGTGACAGTGAGGAAAGTAAGATGTAAACAGTGACTACACAGAcctctgtttgtgtgctttatCGAACCTTTATTTTATCCTTCCTTAAGTGTCTATCAGCTGCACTATCAGGCTGAGGACTTGGTTACACAGACTATCAGAGAGACTGTTAAAAGTAGTACAGTGACATGCAACTGCATGCAAACATGCTCACACATCTCACTACTAAAGCATCTGCACTCCTACACACTCGCAGTTACAGGCAGCCTGGTAAACTATGCGCATAAAATATACGAATGCTACACCCAAATATTGGACTAATTGGATGATTTTGATCTCAGCTTGGGTGCTTGACCTCCCTCTCAGTCACAACAGTGATCATCAGGCTTCACTTCATCTTGTTGTGGCCAACATAACTTTCTAACtagatttagcaactttttatCCAAGcgtgagctgtttctctccttctgcaAGCACAGTGGcctctctttttactctgttgaGTCAGTAACAGTGAGGACCAGCAGTAACCGCCCATGGAAAAGAAAGGTATCTAGTACAGCCGTACAGTATAATGCTCAAAAACTTAGAAACGATCAatgtacacacccacacacccatcTGCTATCCTGCTGACACAAGCACACTccttcacagacacactgataaCTGAGGCTTCTGCAGGAACATGCCTGCCTGCTTAATTCCACGCCAGATGGAAATCATCAAAAAGTCATATCACACCACCTTTATCTTCTAAGGCCCAAGACATTCTTTaatttcacacacatgcagaaacacaaataaatatggACATCCGGGATGTGCAATCAGTAAATGTGGTATCACTGGGTGGCTGATGTAGCACAAATGAAATACCACTCTGCAAACTGCGCTGGTTTTGGCAGTAAATCAAATCAGATCAGAGgctgaaactgatgaaactCCAAGTGGACAAATACACATACCAGCACATAAATATACAAAGTGCAGGCATACAGATTCTTGAACAGACGTTTGGGAGTTCTGATCAAACAAACTGTGACTCACCCACTCTAATAACCGCTTTGATAACTGCAGTGATGCTTACATACACTCGCTGTACTCACCCACACCCGTGCCATCTTTGACCAGTACGGTGCAGTGCTGCTCCCAGCATGCTTTGCAGAAGGAGTGCTGGCAGGGAAGCGCCAGCAGAGAGTCTCTACGTACGACCTGTAGACACACACCACACTGGAGGGACTGAGGGGCCTGAAAGAGAAATCAAGATCATCAGCACATTCTTGATGCACTGGAGAGCTTGTTGGTATCCTCAATGTACACAAAGAAgacttttttaaagtttctgaAATGAGCAGCCAATCATATCTCTTGAAAAAAAGAtctaaacaggaagtgctgaaTGCTGAGAACCTAGTCCAAGCATGAATTACTTCCAGGTTGGACTACTGGAATTGCTTATTACCATAGCATGCCAATAactccataaaaaaaaatgtctccagCTGTTCTAAAGTGCTCCTCACAAGAACTAACAGAAATGCCCTGGTTCTGCAGAAGGCTAGTTCCTGTtgaaaaaggagtttttcctccccacagtCGCCAAGTACTTACTCAAAAAAGAAATGTTGAGTATTGTCTTTAATATTAGAaagttttgacattgtcttaaATGATTAAACATTTATACAAATTTCATGTATGAGTGGATTATCTGCTGCATTACAATCAAAGTTACTTTGATGAAGCTATGAGTACAGCGGTGAATTGGTGACAAAAACTGACTATACCGCACTCACAGTGACTGATTTGCAGGTGCTGCTGGGCTGGACCAGAGCATCTGACAAAAGCAGAGACGAGTTGGACTTATATCTGTGGAAAACATAGACAGAAGCAGGGGTCAAACTCAAGAGGACAAAAGAGCACATTAGAGTCTGACTGACAAAGAAGCCAATGTGAACTGTTTGAAAAGATATCAAATCAAATGTCTTACTAATGAATACTAAAAGCAactgtaatcagtttttttaattaacgtCTTTGTCACCCGTCATATgttgttaagaaaaaaagactgtttAAGGATGGGCAAAAAACATCTAGAGTCTGTGAAGGTAAGTGCAGTGcaaagaataaaataagaaaaagaaaatatcagtgTGAACTAAGTCGGTGTGATATCACTGCAGAGTGATATCACAGGAAGATAATGAGATAAAGACAGCGAAAAAAGAGGAACGGCAAGAGCAGAGAATAAATCAGGGAAAGGAATGTGAAGAACAGATGGTGTAAAAGGAATTCTGCAAACAAGACAAAAAGAGACTGGAAGGAGTAAGACACAGTGGAGACATACCTGTCTAGTATTTGTGAAACCTGCCAGTGGAAATGCACCAGGATCAGTTTTGCTACTGATGGTACAAcctgtgaaagaaagaaaggacacAGAGAGGCACGCTGCTGAGATGTTGCTTCAATGTCTAATCATAACTAATGAAAGATCGCTTAAAAGCTAGGTGTGTGACCTCCTTTCTGTGCTGAAAGCCTGCTACTCGAGTTCTGGGTGTAATTCTACAAAGAACTCAGATCCCAGTTTGGCTAATGGACAAAAAGCCGCATTATGGTGCTGACCTACAAAGGTTTCCTTCTTACTAATATCTTTGCTACACAACAAGTGACTtaccagcaaaacaaaaacaaaaaagtagacAATTCACTCGAATATAGAGATGTGATTATCTGACCTTACTGTAAAAGAAATGGTATTCATTACAATTTtataacaaagaaaagacaCTTCAAGGCTTCTCAAATCTAAAGCTGCCCTTAAACTGGTTAAGTACCTGCTTACTCCAGTAAAAGGACTGAGACTACCATCAAGAAAGACACATCTGCTCAGCTCTGCTCACAGAGGACTGCAGTTATGTTGTGCAGCTCTCTAGTTTGAATGTGAGCAACTGTGAGTGAAGTAGCGTTGACTTAGCAGTGTTACGCAAAACAGAtcttacaagaaaaaagtttcaCTCAGATGTTTATAATATCCCACTGGCAAGTATCACAGCGCATAAATGCTTTCACTTCTTGTTTGCTGTAAGAACTGGCAGAAAATCCCCAAACAGCTTCTGAGAGATTCTTGCACACTATTGTTTTGAGGCCTCTCCACAGATTTTTGATCTGCAACGTTGCTGCTTGTAGATATTGAGATGCTTTTATAACAAGAGCAGTCGTAGAAGCCAttatcttttttcccctttaaaaaCACATACTAATGTTTTCTTCAAGAATTTGTTGATATTTAATTAAATCCATTTTCCTTCTACCAGTGAGGTTTCCTCTGCCACTAGCTGCAACACAAGCCCAAATCATATTAGATCCACCCCTGCACTTAACGGCAGGGGAGAGGTTCTTAATTATTCACCCTTTTTCCTGAGTGGGACGACTCTTGCAAGAAGAAGAACTGTGACCAGAAGAACAGTGCCTGACCGTGACCTAATCTTCAAGTACTCCTTGTCTACTACTCCTGATAACTGCAACTTATAACCCGAGTGAATGGCTGCCTGTAAATGCGTTGCCATCTATTTTCAAACATGAAcctgtgaaacactgaaggtGTGCTTTCCCACAGGTAACACATACCACGAGCTAGTCTGTGTCAGCCGAATTCTCACTACTGGAAACAcggctttttgttgttgtttttaaaggtaATCTGGCTTTTCAATGTAGGAATCAGTATTTTATTAGTATAATGAGCATACAAAACATTGGTACAGTCATGCAATCATATAATGgtagaaacagaaaaatatgtcATCAAGCTGAGACCAGAGTACCTGTTCTTACATTTGTGCACTTTTCTTATAAAATAATGTGCAATGatctaaaaatcaaaaattatgGTCAGCACTACCAAATTACCCAACCTGGAAAAATACACTTCATCTACACCTTGCTCTTACCTCATGATAATTTCAGATGTTGGTTTCatgaactacaacaaaacattgGGTTTCATTCACAGGTTTTTGAGACTAGCACAGCTCCACTCACCTTCAGTGCAGCAGCCACAGTGTTAACCTCCTCCATCAGCACCCGCTGACTCTCTTTGTAGGTCAGACAGGTGAACTGGTACTCCTCTGGATCAAAGGAGTCAGCGCCCTGTTGCTCCACGTCACTGGCCACTCCGTCGTAGTATCCTGCAATGTCACCCGgatcctcctcttctcctccatcgtcctcatcctcttcttcttctgagtTCACGCCGAAGTCTTCCTCGTTGCTATCCGACGCCTGGCTATTCATGTCCACAGACATCCAGTCGACTGATTTGATAACCCGGACAGGTAGACTACCCGCCTACCTGTCGGATCCTACTCGTCCAATGAGCTGAAATGGCTTGACTGAAGCCTCACCTCCCTGTTTCTCCCCACCCTCCTTTCCACTTTCTCGCGTCACTTTACTGCTAAAAGATACCCTGCCTTCCTGTCTGCCTGAAGCGCATACGAAGTGCGCTCAGCAGCAGcggaagaagcagaagaagtcACACTCTCCGTCACTCATTTGGAAAGTTTGTTATAGGACaatctgaggagaaaaaaaaagactggagaaaaagaatgaaaagcagagaagagggggggggaggggaaaaaaaaactattaatcTTCTGctaattatttgtttttctgaatgacaagcaattctttaaaaaaacaaaaaacaaaacaaaacaaaaaaagcgcAATTCAAGAACTACATGAATCTCACACTAAAACACCAGTTTCTTAATCCAAAACAGCTGTTTGCCCACACCTCCCCTCTTTCTTCAAGTTTCATTTGCAAACATTACTCTTGTGTACATGaaggacaaaaaataaataaacaaaccaatTTGGGGGCAATGTGCCCATGCTCACATGGTAAAATATTTTGAGTGGCCACAAAACACTGCAGTAAGCCAACTGATGTTCACCACTATAGCGGTGAACATCAGTATAGTCTAATGCCACTTTTCTGCTCTCCTCTGTTCTCTGGTTCACCaaatcaggaaaaatgaagcaTTGACACAAATTATGTAAATAATCTACAGTCCTATGCAGAAATCTTGAGCCATTcctcgtttctttatattttgcttccaaggagtcagGCTTTCTTGTAGCATTTTAAAgcggtcttgagcaatagttctccaggctttctgaagtagggctgcaacga from Archocentrus centrarchus isolate MPI-CPG fArcCen1 chromosome 7, fArcCen1, whole genome shotgun sequence encodes:
- the arih2 gene encoding E3 ubiquitin-protein ligase ARIH2; its protein translation is MSVDMNSQASDSNEEDFGVNSEEEEDEDDGGEEEDPGDIAGYYDGVASDVEQQGADSFDPEEYQFTCLTYKESQRVLMEEVNTVAAALKVVPSVAKLILVHFHWQVSQILDRYKSNSSLLLSDALVQPSSTCKSVTAPQSLQCGVCLQVVRRDSLLALPCQHSFCKACWEQHCTVLVKDGTGVGISCMAQDCSLQMPEDFVLPLLPGEELKDKYRRYLFRDYVESHFQLQLCPGADCPMVIKVQEPRARRVQCSRCSEVFCFKCRQMYHAPTDCATIRKWLTKCADDSETANYISAHTKDCPKCNICIEKNGGCNHMQCSKCKHDFCWMCLGDWKTHGSEYYECSRYKENPDIVNQSQQAQAREALKKYLFYFERWENHNKSLQLEAQTYQRIQEKIQERVMNNLGTWIDWQYLHNAAKLLAKCRYTLQYTYPYAYYMESGPRKKLFEYQQAQLEAEIENLSWKVERADSYERGGEGELSASDRGDLENQMHIAEQRRRTLLKDFHDT